A region of Anolis sagrei isolate rAnoSag1 chromosome 2, rAnoSag1.mat, whole genome shotgun sequence DNA encodes the following proteins:
- the LOC132765243 gene encoding zinc finger protein 271-like isoform X1: MMEKEVLSEPDPEFPDVIIKLEEEEEPWVLDHQRCEDSRTIQGTNSGYPNDEKVEKEIIEFYRSNPHLWNPSHVDYYKKNRRDSTLTVLRDLLASEHGINITCHGHMKEEDHLPWDITNEVKTNNMSLGTVNGNISHHPKKAFVSVKEGRAERQHRNPSEKQIGETLSCLGNGTKNTRFQMKDRKPGRMLPKGRELFRHLDGEKRSAWKYYLITHRKRHPRGKLYACLVCGKKFFRRSHLIRHEINHTGEKPYPCSVCEKSFSQRSHLVSHEKTHTGEKPYQCSVCGKKLSRKALLMRHKRIHTAEKPYKCVCGKSFCQSSDLIAHQITHTGKKPHVCSVCEKGFCRKASLIRHERTHMEEKPCICSVCGKIFSQCSCILQHERIHTDEISYTFSVCEKSLLGHKGIHSGGKPYTCSICGESFSWKSYLAVHERSHNEENSYICSVCGKSFDQRSSLLSHEKTHMQEKTYTCSICSKSFVHKVSLVRHERVHTGETPYKCSVCGKGCSGRTNLVSHERTHTEERPYPCSFCGKSFKQRSNLTSHERIHTGVMPFACSLCGRSFGCKANLLGHMRTHTGEKPYACPICGKRFGNKSQVVIHERIHTGEKPYTCSVCGKRFKHRTSHTEHQKIHTQEKPFTCSVCGRRFSRKEHLIIHGRIHTGEKPYSCSFCEKSFKQKASLTSHERNHTGEKPHVCSVCSKSFNRRSNLIYHERIHTGEKPHLCTGCGKSFRSKAYLKRHEKMHLR; this comes from the exons ATGATGGAGAAGGAAGTTCTATCAGAGCCTGATCCAG AATTTCCTGATGtgatcataaagctggaagaagaggaggagccatgggtcctggatcaccaGAGGTGCGAGGATAGTCGAACCATCCAAGGTACCAACTCAG GGTATCCTAATGACGAAAAAGTTGAAAAAGAAATTATAGAATTTTATCGAT CCAATCCACATCTGTGGAATCCAAGTCATGTGGACTATTACAAAAAGAACAGGAGGGATTCCACATTGACAGTGTTAAGAGACCTTTTAGCTTCTGAACATGGTATCAACATCACTT GCCACGGACATATGAAAGAAGAAGACCATCTTCCATGGGACATCACTAATGAAGTAAAAACAAATAACATGTCTTTGGGAACAGTCAACGGGAATATCTCTCATCATCCAAAGAAGGCATTTGTTTCTGTGAAGGAAGGCAGAGCAGAAAGGCAGCACAGAAATCCCTCGGAGAAGCAAATAGGAGAGACTTTATCCTGCTTGGGGAATGGAACTAAGAACACTAGGTTCCAAATGAAAGACCGTAAACCTGGAAGAATGCTTCCAAAAGGGAGGGAACTGTTCAGACACTTAGATGGCGAGAAAAGATCCGCTTGGAAATATTACCTGATAACACACAGAAAACGCCATCCAAGAGGTAAACTGTATGCGTGTCTTGTCTGTGGGAAAAAATTCTTTCGGAGGTCACATCTTATCAGACACGAGATAAAccatacaggagagaaaccatatccaTGTTCAGTCTGTGAGAAAAGCTTCAGTCAAAGATCCCATCTGGTTAGCCATGAAAAGACCCATACAGGTGAAAAGCCATATCAGTGCTCCGTCTGTGGCAAAAAATTAAGCCGTAAAGCACTCCTTATGAGACACAAAAGAATTCATACAGCGGAGAAACCCTATAAGTGTGTATGTGGCAAAAGCTTCTGCCAGAGTTCAGACCTTATTGCGCATCAGATCACCCACACAGGAAAGAAACCGCATGTATGCTCAGTCTGCGAGAAAGGCTTTTGTCGCAAAGCAAGTCTTATTAGACATGAACGAACTCATATGGAAGAGAAACCATGTATATGTTCAGTCTGTGGCAAGATATTCAGTCAGTGCTCTTGCATTCTTCAGCATGAGAGGATTCATACCGACGAGATCTCATATAcattctcagtctgtgagaaaagTCTTCTGGGACACAAGGGGATCCATTCAGGGGGGAAACCATATACTTGTTCAATTTGTGGGGAAAGCTTCAGCTGGAAAAGTTACCTGGCTGTCCACGAAAGGAGCCACAATGAAGAAAATTCCTACATCTGCTCCGTCTGTGGGAAAAGCTTTGACCAAAGATCCAGTCTGCTCAGCCACGAAAAAACTCACATGCAGGAAAAGACCTACACATGTTCCATTTGCAGCAAAAGCTTTGTCCACAAAGTCAGCCTGGTTCGGCATGAACGCGTCCACACAGGAGAGACGCCTTACAAATGCTCTGTCTGCGGGAAAGGCTGCAGTGGGCGAACGAACCTGGTTTCCCATGAAAGGACCCACACGGAAGAAAGGCCGTACCCTTGCTCCTTCTGTGGCAAAAGCTTCAAGCAGCGATCCAACCTGACCAGCCATGAAAGGATTCATACGGGGGTGATGCCTTTTGCGTGCTCCCTTTGCGGAAGAAGCTTTGGCTGCAAAGCAAACCTTCTTGGGCACATGAGAacccacacgggggagaagccgtACGCATGCCCCATTTGTGGGAAAAGGTTTGGAAACAAATCGCAAGTGGTGATCCACGAGAgaatccacacgggagagaaacccTACACTTGTTCGGTATGCGGGAAGAGATTCAAACACCGAACGAGCCACACCGAACACCAAAAAATCCATACGCAGGAGAAACCCTTCACGTGCTCCGTCTGTGGCCGACGGTTCAGTCGTAAGGAGCACTTGATCATCCACGGGAGGATCCACACCGGAGAGAAGCCCTACTCGTGCTCCTTCTGCGAGAAGAGCTtcaagcagaaagcaagccttaCCTCCCATGAGAGAAACCACACCGGAGAGAAGCCTCACGTTTGTTCTGTCTGCAGTAAAAGTTTCAATCGAAGATCGAACCTTATCTATCACGAGAGAATCCATACGGGAGAAAAACCCCACCTGTGTACAGGCTGTGGGAAGAGTTTCAGGAGCAAAGCgtatttgaaaaggcatgaaaaAATGCACCTGAGATAA
- the LOC132765243 gene encoding zinc finger protein 271-like isoform X6, translating into MMEKEVLSEPDPEFPDVIIKLEEEEEPWVLDHQRCEDSRTIQGHGHMKEEDHLPWDITNEVKTNNMSLGTVNGNISHHPKKAFVSVKEGRAERQHRNPSEKQIGETLSCLGNGTKNTRFQMKDRKPGRMLPKGRELFRHLDGEKRSAWKYYLITHRKRHPRGKLYACLVCGKKFFRRSHLIRHEINHTGEKPYPCSVCEKSFSQRSHLVSHEKTHTGEKPYQCSVCGKKLSRKALLMRHKRIHTAEKPYKCVCGKSFCQSSDLIAHQITHTGKKPHVCSVCEKGFCRKASLIRHERTHMEEKPCICSVCGKIFSQCSCILQHERIHTDEISYTFSVCEKSLLGHKGIHSGGKPYTCSICGESFSWKSYLAVHERSHNEENSYICSVCGKSFDQRSSLLSHEKTHMQEKTYTCSICSKSFVHKVSLVRHERVHTGETPYKCSVCGKGCSGRTNLVSHERTHTEERPYPCSFCGKSFKQRSNLTSHERIHTGVMPFACSLCGRSFGCKANLLGHMRTHTGEKPYACPICGKRFGNKSQVVIHERIHTGEKPYTCSVCGKRFKHRTSHTEHQKIHTQEKPFTCSVCGRRFSRKEHLIIHGRIHTGEKPYSCSFCEKSFKQKASLTSHERNHTGEKPHVCSVCSKSFNRRSNLIYHERIHTGEKPHLCTGCGKSFRSKAYLKRHEKMHLR; encoded by the exons ATGATGGAGAAGGAAGTTCTATCAGAGCCTGATCCAG AATTTCCTGATGtgatcataaagctggaagaagaggaggagccatgggtcctggatcaccaGAGGTGCGAGGATAGTCGAACCATCCAAG GCCACGGACATATGAAAGAAGAAGACCATCTTCCATGGGACATCACTAATGAAGTAAAAACAAATAACATGTCTTTGGGAACAGTCAACGGGAATATCTCTCATCATCCAAAGAAGGCATTTGTTTCTGTGAAGGAAGGCAGAGCAGAAAGGCAGCACAGAAATCCCTCGGAGAAGCAAATAGGAGAGACTTTATCCTGCTTGGGGAATGGAACTAAGAACACTAGGTTCCAAATGAAAGACCGTAAACCTGGAAGAATGCTTCCAAAAGGGAGGGAACTGTTCAGACACTTAGATGGCGAGAAAAGATCCGCTTGGAAATATTACCTGATAACACACAGAAAACGCCATCCAAGAGGTAAACTGTATGCGTGTCTTGTCTGTGGGAAAAAATTCTTTCGGAGGTCACATCTTATCAGACACGAGATAAAccatacaggagagaaaccatatccaTGTTCAGTCTGTGAGAAAAGCTTCAGTCAAAGATCCCATCTGGTTAGCCATGAAAAGACCCATACAGGTGAAAAGCCATATCAGTGCTCCGTCTGTGGCAAAAAATTAAGCCGTAAAGCACTCCTTATGAGACACAAAAGAATTCATACAGCGGAGAAACCCTATAAGTGTGTATGTGGCAAAAGCTTCTGCCAGAGTTCAGACCTTATTGCGCATCAGATCACCCACACAGGAAAGAAACCGCATGTATGCTCAGTCTGCGAGAAAGGCTTTTGTCGCAAAGCAAGTCTTATTAGACATGAACGAACTCATATGGAAGAGAAACCATGTATATGTTCAGTCTGTGGCAAGATATTCAGTCAGTGCTCTTGCATTCTTCAGCATGAGAGGATTCATACCGACGAGATCTCATATAcattctcagtctgtgagaaaagTCTTCTGGGACACAAGGGGATCCATTCAGGGGGGAAACCATATACTTGTTCAATTTGTGGGGAAAGCTTCAGCTGGAAAAGTTACCTGGCTGTCCACGAAAGGAGCCACAATGAAGAAAATTCCTACATCTGCTCCGTCTGTGGGAAAAGCTTTGACCAAAGATCCAGTCTGCTCAGCCACGAAAAAACTCACATGCAGGAAAAGACCTACACATGTTCCATTTGCAGCAAAAGCTTTGTCCACAAAGTCAGCCTGGTTCGGCATGAACGCGTCCACACAGGAGAGACGCCTTACAAATGCTCTGTCTGCGGGAAAGGCTGCAGTGGGCGAACGAACCTGGTTTCCCATGAAAGGACCCACACGGAAGAAAGGCCGTACCCTTGCTCCTTCTGTGGCAAAAGCTTCAAGCAGCGATCCAACCTGACCAGCCATGAAAGGATTCATACGGGGGTGATGCCTTTTGCGTGCTCCCTTTGCGGAAGAAGCTTTGGCTGCAAAGCAAACCTTCTTGGGCACATGAGAacccacacgggggagaagccgtACGCATGCCCCATTTGTGGGAAAAGGTTTGGAAACAAATCGCAAGTGGTGATCCACGAGAgaatccacacgggagagaaacccTACACTTGTTCGGTATGCGGGAAGAGATTCAAACACCGAACGAGCCACACCGAACACCAAAAAATCCATACGCAGGAGAAACCCTTCACGTGCTCCGTCTGTGGCCGACGGTTCAGTCGTAAGGAGCACTTGATCATCCACGGGAGGATCCACACCGGAGAGAAGCCCTACTCGTGCTCCTTCTGCGAGAAGAGCTtcaagcagaaagcaagccttaCCTCCCATGAGAGAAACCACACCGGAGAGAAGCCTCACGTTTGTTCTGTCTGCAGTAAAAGTTTCAATCGAAGATCGAACCTTATCTATCACGAGAGAATCCATACGGGAGAAAAACCCCACCTGTGTACAGGCTGTGGGAAGAGTTTCAGGAGCAAAGCgtatttgaaaaggcatgaaaaAATGCACCTGAGATAA
- the LOC132765243 gene encoding zinc finger protein 271-like isoform X3 yields MMEKEVLSEPDPEFPDVIIKLEEEEEPWVLDHQRCEDSRTIQGTNSANPHLWNPSHVDYYKKNRRDSTLTVLRDLLASEHGINITCHGHMKEEDHLPWDITNEVKTNNMSLGTVNGNISHHPKKAFVSVKEGRAERQHRNPSEKQIGETLSCLGNGTKNTRFQMKDRKPGRMLPKGRELFRHLDGEKRSAWKYYLITHRKRHPRGKLYACLVCGKKFFRRSHLIRHEINHTGEKPYPCSVCEKSFSQRSHLVSHEKTHTGEKPYQCSVCGKKLSRKALLMRHKRIHTAEKPYKCVCGKSFCQSSDLIAHQITHTGKKPHVCSVCEKGFCRKASLIRHERTHMEEKPCICSVCGKIFSQCSCILQHERIHTDEISYTFSVCEKSLLGHKGIHSGGKPYTCSICGESFSWKSYLAVHERSHNEENSYICSVCGKSFDQRSSLLSHEKTHMQEKTYTCSICSKSFVHKVSLVRHERVHTGETPYKCSVCGKGCSGRTNLVSHERTHTEERPYPCSFCGKSFKQRSNLTSHERIHTGVMPFACSLCGRSFGCKANLLGHMRTHTGEKPYACPICGKRFGNKSQVVIHERIHTGEKPYTCSVCGKRFKHRTSHTEHQKIHTQEKPFTCSVCGRRFSRKEHLIIHGRIHTGEKPYSCSFCEKSFKQKASLTSHERNHTGEKPHVCSVCSKSFNRRSNLIYHERIHTGEKPHLCTGCGKSFRSKAYLKRHEKMHLR; encoded by the exons ATGATGGAGAAGGAAGTTCTATCAGAGCCTGATCCAG AATTTCCTGATGtgatcataaagctggaagaagaggaggagccatgggtcctggatcaccaGAGGTGCGAGGATAGTCGAACCATCCAAGGTACCAACTCAG CCAATCCACATCTGTGGAATCCAAGTCATGTGGACTATTACAAAAAGAACAGGAGGGATTCCACATTGACAGTGTTAAGAGACCTTTTAGCTTCTGAACATGGTATCAACATCACTT GCCACGGACATATGAAAGAAGAAGACCATCTTCCATGGGACATCACTAATGAAGTAAAAACAAATAACATGTCTTTGGGAACAGTCAACGGGAATATCTCTCATCATCCAAAGAAGGCATTTGTTTCTGTGAAGGAAGGCAGAGCAGAAAGGCAGCACAGAAATCCCTCGGAGAAGCAAATAGGAGAGACTTTATCCTGCTTGGGGAATGGAACTAAGAACACTAGGTTCCAAATGAAAGACCGTAAACCTGGAAGAATGCTTCCAAAAGGGAGGGAACTGTTCAGACACTTAGATGGCGAGAAAAGATCCGCTTGGAAATATTACCTGATAACACACAGAAAACGCCATCCAAGAGGTAAACTGTATGCGTGTCTTGTCTGTGGGAAAAAATTCTTTCGGAGGTCACATCTTATCAGACACGAGATAAAccatacaggagagaaaccatatccaTGTTCAGTCTGTGAGAAAAGCTTCAGTCAAAGATCCCATCTGGTTAGCCATGAAAAGACCCATACAGGTGAAAAGCCATATCAGTGCTCCGTCTGTGGCAAAAAATTAAGCCGTAAAGCACTCCTTATGAGACACAAAAGAATTCATACAGCGGAGAAACCCTATAAGTGTGTATGTGGCAAAAGCTTCTGCCAGAGTTCAGACCTTATTGCGCATCAGATCACCCACACAGGAAAGAAACCGCATGTATGCTCAGTCTGCGAGAAAGGCTTTTGTCGCAAAGCAAGTCTTATTAGACATGAACGAACTCATATGGAAGAGAAACCATGTATATGTTCAGTCTGTGGCAAGATATTCAGTCAGTGCTCTTGCATTCTTCAGCATGAGAGGATTCATACCGACGAGATCTCATATAcattctcagtctgtgagaaaagTCTTCTGGGACACAAGGGGATCCATTCAGGGGGGAAACCATATACTTGTTCAATTTGTGGGGAAAGCTTCAGCTGGAAAAGTTACCTGGCTGTCCACGAAAGGAGCCACAATGAAGAAAATTCCTACATCTGCTCCGTCTGTGGGAAAAGCTTTGACCAAAGATCCAGTCTGCTCAGCCACGAAAAAACTCACATGCAGGAAAAGACCTACACATGTTCCATTTGCAGCAAAAGCTTTGTCCACAAAGTCAGCCTGGTTCGGCATGAACGCGTCCACACAGGAGAGACGCCTTACAAATGCTCTGTCTGCGGGAAAGGCTGCAGTGGGCGAACGAACCTGGTTTCCCATGAAAGGACCCACACGGAAGAAAGGCCGTACCCTTGCTCCTTCTGTGGCAAAAGCTTCAAGCAGCGATCCAACCTGACCAGCCATGAAAGGATTCATACGGGGGTGATGCCTTTTGCGTGCTCCCTTTGCGGAAGAAGCTTTGGCTGCAAAGCAAACCTTCTTGGGCACATGAGAacccacacgggggagaagccgtACGCATGCCCCATTTGTGGGAAAAGGTTTGGAAACAAATCGCAAGTGGTGATCCACGAGAgaatccacacgggagagaaacccTACACTTGTTCGGTATGCGGGAAGAGATTCAAACACCGAACGAGCCACACCGAACACCAAAAAATCCATACGCAGGAGAAACCCTTCACGTGCTCCGTCTGTGGCCGACGGTTCAGTCGTAAGGAGCACTTGATCATCCACGGGAGGATCCACACCGGAGAGAAGCCCTACTCGTGCTCCTTCTGCGAGAAGAGCTtcaagcagaaagcaagccttaCCTCCCATGAGAGAAACCACACCGGAGAGAAGCCTCACGTTTGTTCTGTCTGCAGTAAAAGTTTCAATCGAAGATCGAACCTTATCTATCACGAGAGAATCCATACGGGAGAAAAACCCCACCTGTGTACAGGCTGTGGGAAGAGTTTCAGGAGCAAAGCgtatttgaaaaggcatgaaaaAATGCACCTGAGATAA
- the LOC132765243 gene encoding zinc finger protein 271-like isoform X5, with translation MMEKEVLSEPDPEFPDVIIKLEEEEEPWVLDHQRCEDSRTIQGTNSGHGHMKEEDHLPWDITNEVKTNNMSLGTVNGNISHHPKKAFVSVKEGRAERQHRNPSEKQIGETLSCLGNGTKNTRFQMKDRKPGRMLPKGRELFRHLDGEKRSAWKYYLITHRKRHPRGKLYACLVCGKKFFRRSHLIRHEINHTGEKPYPCSVCEKSFSQRSHLVSHEKTHTGEKPYQCSVCGKKLSRKALLMRHKRIHTAEKPYKCVCGKSFCQSSDLIAHQITHTGKKPHVCSVCEKGFCRKASLIRHERTHMEEKPCICSVCGKIFSQCSCILQHERIHTDEISYTFSVCEKSLLGHKGIHSGGKPYTCSICGESFSWKSYLAVHERSHNEENSYICSVCGKSFDQRSSLLSHEKTHMQEKTYTCSICSKSFVHKVSLVRHERVHTGETPYKCSVCGKGCSGRTNLVSHERTHTEERPYPCSFCGKSFKQRSNLTSHERIHTGVMPFACSLCGRSFGCKANLLGHMRTHTGEKPYACPICGKRFGNKSQVVIHERIHTGEKPYTCSVCGKRFKHRTSHTEHQKIHTQEKPFTCSVCGRRFSRKEHLIIHGRIHTGEKPYSCSFCEKSFKQKASLTSHERNHTGEKPHVCSVCSKSFNRRSNLIYHERIHTGEKPHLCTGCGKSFRSKAYLKRHEKMHLR, from the exons ATGATGGAGAAGGAAGTTCTATCAGAGCCTGATCCAG AATTTCCTGATGtgatcataaagctggaagaagaggaggagccatgggtcctggatcaccaGAGGTGCGAGGATAGTCGAACCATCCAAGGTACCAACTCAG GCCACGGACATATGAAAGAAGAAGACCATCTTCCATGGGACATCACTAATGAAGTAAAAACAAATAACATGTCTTTGGGAACAGTCAACGGGAATATCTCTCATCATCCAAAGAAGGCATTTGTTTCTGTGAAGGAAGGCAGAGCAGAAAGGCAGCACAGAAATCCCTCGGAGAAGCAAATAGGAGAGACTTTATCCTGCTTGGGGAATGGAACTAAGAACACTAGGTTCCAAATGAAAGACCGTAAACCTGGAAGAATGCTTCCAAAAGGGAGGGAACTGTTCAGACACTTAGATGGCGAGAAAAGATCCGCTTGGAAATATTACCTGATAACACACAGAAAACGCCATCCAAGAGGTAAACTGTATGCGTGTCTTGTCTGTGGGAAAAAATTCTTTCGGAGGTCACATCTTATCAGACACGAGATAAAccatacaggagagaaaccatatccaTGTTCAGTCTGTGAGAAAAGCTTCAGTCAAAGATCCCATCTGGTTAGCCATGAAAAGACCCATACAGGTGAAAAGCCATATCAGTGCTCCGTCTGTGGCAAAAAATTAAGCCGTAAAGCACTCCTTATGAGACACAAAAGAATTCATACAGCGGAGAAACCCTATAAGTGTGTATGTGGCAAAAGCTTCTGCCAGAGTTCAGACCTTATTGCGCATCAGATCACCCACACAGGAAAGAAACCGCATGTATGCTCAGTCTGCGAGAAAGGCTTTTGTCGCAAAGCAAGTCTTATTAGACATGAACGAACTCATATGGAAGAGAAACCATGTATATGTTCAGTCTGTGGCAAGATATTCAGTCAGTGCTCTTGCATTCTTCAGCATGAGAGGATTCATACCGACGAGATCTCATATAcattctcagtctgtgagaaaagTCTTCTGGGACACAAGGGGATCCATTCAGGGGGGAAACCATATACTTGTTCAATTTGTGGGGAAAGCTTCAGCTGGAAAAGTTACCTGGCTGTCCACGAAAGGAGCCACAATGAAGAAAATTCCTACATCTGCTCCGTCTGTGGGAAAAGCTTTGACCAAAGATCCAGTCTGCTCAGCCACGAAAAAACTCACATGCAGGAAAAGACCTACACATGTTCCATTTGCAGCAAAAGCTTTGTCCACAAAGTCAGCCTGGTTCGGCATGAACGCGTCCACACAGGAGAGACGCCTTACAAATGCTCTGTCTGCGGGAAAGGCTGCAGTGGGCGAACGAACCTGGTTTCCCATGAAAGGACCCACACGGAAGAAAGGCCGTACCCTTGCTCCTTCTGTGGCAAAAGCTTCAAGCAGCGATCCAACCTGACCAGCCATGAAAGGATTCATACGGGGGTGATGCCTTTTGCGTGCTCCCTTTGCGGAAGAAGCTTTGGCTGCAAAGCAAACCTTCTTGGGCACATGAGAacccacacgggggagaagccgtACGCATGCCCCATTTGTGGGAAAAGGTTTGGAAACAAATCGCAAGTGGTGATCCACGAGAgaatccacacgggagagaaacccTACACTTGTTCGGTATGCGGGAAGAGATTCAAACACCGAACGAGCCACACCGAACACCAAAAAATCCATACGCAGGAGAAACCCTTCACGTGCTCCGTCTGTGGCCGACGGTTCAGTCGTAAGGAGCACTTGATCATCCACGGGAGGATCCACACCGGAGAGAAGCCCTACTCGTGCTCCTTCTGCGAGAAGAGCTtcaagcagaaagcaagccttaCCTCCCATGAGAGAAACCACACCGGAGAGAAGCCTCACGTTTGTTCTGTCTGCAGTAAAAGTTTCAATCGAAGATCGAACCTTATCTATCACGAGAGAATCCATACGGGAGAAAAACCCCACCTGTGTACAGGCTGTGGGAAGAGTTTCAGGAGCAAAGCgtatttgaaaaggcatgaaaaAATGCACCTGAGATAA
- the LOC132765243 gene encoding zinc finger protein 271-like isoform X4 yields MMEKEVLSEPDPEFPDVIIKLEEEEEPWVLDHQRCEDSRTIQGTNSGYPNDEKVEKEIIEFYRCHGHMKEEDHLPWDITNEVKTNNMSLGTVNGNISHHPKKAFVSVKEGRAERQHRNPSEKQIGETLSCLGNGTKNTRFQMKDRKPGRMLPKGRELFRHLDGEKRSAWKYYLITHRKRHPRGKLYACLVCGKKFFRRSHLIRHEINHTGEKPYPCSVCEKSFSQRSHLVSHEKTHTGEKPYQCSVCGKKLSRKALLMRHKRIHTAEKPYKCVCGKSFCQSSDLIAHQITHTGKKPHVCSVCEKGFCRKASLIRHERTHMEEKPCICSVCGKIFSQCSCILQHERIHTDEISYTFSVCEKSLLGHKGIHSGGKPYTCSICGESFSWKSYLAVHERSHNEENSYICSVCGKSFDQRSSLLSHEKTHMQEKTYTCSICSKSFVHKVSLVRHERVHTGETPYKCSVCGKGCSGRTNLVSHERTHTEERPYPCSFCGKSFKQRSNLTSHERIHTGVMPFACSLCGRSFGCKANLLGHMRTHTGEKPYACPICGKRFGNKSQVVIHERIHTGEKPYTCSVCGKRFKHRTSHTEHQKIHTQEKPFTCSVCGRRFSRKEHLIIHGRIHTGEKPYSCSFCEKSFKQKASLTSHERNHTGEKPHVCSVCSKSFNRRSNLIYHERIHTGEKPHLCTGCGKSFRSKAYLKRHEKMHLR; encoded by the exons ATGATGGAGAAGGAAGTTCTATCAGAGCCTGATCCAG AATTTCCTGATGtgatcataaagctggaagaagaggaggagccatgggtcctggatcaccaGAGGTGCGAGGATAGTCGAACCATCCAAGGTACCAACTCAG GGTATCCTAATGACGAAAAAGTTGAAAAAGAAATTATAGAATTTTATCGAT GCCACGGACATATGAAAGAAGAAGACCATCTTCCATGGGACATCACTAATGAAGTAAAAACAAATAACATGTCTTTGGGAACAGTCAACGGGAATATCTCTCATCATCCAAAGAAGGCATTTGTTTCTGTGAAGGAAGGCAGAGCAGAAAGGCAGCACAGAAATCCCTCGGAGAAGCAAATAGGAGAGACTTTATCCTGCTTGGGGAATGGAACTAAGAACACTAGGTTCCAAATGAAAGACCGTAAACCTGGAAGAATGCTTCCAAAAGGGAGGGAACTGTTCAGACACTTAGATGGCGAGAAAAGATCCGCTTGGAAATATTACCTGATAACACACAGAAAACGCCATCCAAGAGGTAAACTGTATGCGTGTCTTGTCTGTGGGAAAAAATTCTTTCGGAGGTCACATCTTATCAGACACGAGATAAAccatacaggagagaaaccatatccaTGTTCAGTCTGTGAGAAAAGCTTCAGTCAAAGATCCCATCTGGTTAGCCATGAAAAGACCCATACAGGTGAAAAGCCATATCAGTGCTCCGTCTGTGGCAAAAAATTAAGCCGTAAAGCACTCCTTATGAGACACAAAAGAATTCATACAGCGGAGAAACCCTATAAGTGTGTATGTGGCAAAAGCTTCTGCCAGAGTTCAGACCTTATTGCGCATCAGATCACCCACACAGGAAAGAAACCGCATGTATGCTCAGTCTGCGAGAAAGGCTTTTGTCGCAAAGCAAGTCTTATTAGACATGAACGAACTCATATGGAAGAGAAACCATGTATATGTTCAGTCTGTGGCAAGATATTCAGTCAGTGCTCTTGCATTCTTCAGCATGAGAGGATTCATACCGACGAGATCTCATATAcattctcagtctgtgagaaaagTCTTCTGGGACACAAGGGGATCCATTCAGGGGGGAAACCATATACTTGTTCAATTTGTGGGGAAAGCTTCAGCTGGAAAAGTTACCTGGCTGTCCACGAAAGGAGCCACAATGAAGAAAATTCCTACATCTGCTCCGTCTGTGGGAAAAGCTTTGACCAAAGATCCAGTCTGCTCAGCCACGAAAAAACTCACATGCAGGAAAAGACCTACACATGTTCCATTTGCAGCAAAAGCTTTGTCCACAAAGTCAGCCTGGTTCGGCATGAACGCGTCCACACAGGAGAGACGCCTTACAAATGCTCTGTCTGCGGGAAAGGCTGCAGTGGGCGAACGAACCTGGTTTCCCATGAAAGGACCCACACGGAAGAAAGGCCGTACCCTTGCTCCTTCTGTGGCAAAAGCTTCAAGCAGCGATCCAACCTGACCAGCCATGAAAGGATTCATACGGGGGTGATGCCTTTTGCGTGCTCCCTTTGCGGAAGAAGCTTTGGCTGCAAAGCAAACCTTCTTGGGCACATGAGAacccacacgggggagaagccgtACGCATGCCCCATTTGTGGGAAAAGGTTTGGAAACAAATCGCAAGTGGTGATCCACGAGAgaatccacacgggagagaaacccTACACTTGTTCGGTATGCGGGAAGAGATTCAAACACCGAACGAGCCACACCGAACACCAAAAAATCCATACGCAGGAGAAACCCTTCACGTGCTCCGTCTGTGGCCGACGGTTCAGTCGTAAGGAGCACTTGATCATCCACGGGAGGATCCACACCGGAGAGAAGCCCTACTCGTGCTCCTTCTGCGAGAAGAGCTtcaagcagaaagcaagccttaCCTCCCATGAGAGAAACCACACCGGAGAGAAGCCTCACGTTTGTTCTGTCTGCAGTAAAAGTTTCAATCGAAGATCGAACCTTATCTATCACGAGAGAATCCATACGGGAGAAAAACCCCACCTGTGTACAGGCTGTGGGAAGAGTTTCAGGAGCAAAGCgtatttgaaaaggcatgaaaaAATGCACCTGAGATAA